A genomic region of Fervidobacterium gondwanense DSM 13020 contains the following coding sequences:
- a CDS encoding HNH endonuclease, which yields MQKGFWDVREYCLWRAGYKSEVSGKKGVLEVHHIVPRSGGGTDNPSNLIVLTAQEHKAIHEGRLKIPKSKIEKVRILKDASHVSTIGWHIVNELKELYEDVRVTYGSITKAKRSEFGLEKTHRNDAYVIAGGTVQKRAKEWYFGKFFRRQNRSFHKVNPIKGGIRPANTIKEAYGFRRYDKVECEGKEGIIAGIRSSGYFVIRSLSGERIHDSGRYNKLKLLEKSKTVMFERRKAALSSHD from the coding sequence GTGCAGAAAGGCTTTTGGGACGTAAGAGAATATTGTCTATGGCGAGCAGGATATAAATCGGAGGTATCTGGCAAAAAAGGAGTTTTGGAAGTTCACCATATAGTTCCAAGAAGCGGAGGTGGGACGGACAATCCTTCAAACCTGATAGTCTTAACAGCACAAGAGCACAAAGCAATACATGAGGGCAGGTTGAAGATACCAAAGAGCAAGATAGAGAAGGTAAGAATTCTCAAAGATGCGAGTCACGTATCGACAATAGGCTGGCATATAGTTAATGAGCTAAAGGAACTGTACGAGGATGTCAGAGTTACATACGGTAGTATCACCAAAGCAAAGAGAAGTGAGTTTGGATTGGAAAAGACGCACCGAAATGATGCATATGTCATAGCGGGAGGGACAGTTCAGAAGAGAGCGAAAGAATGGTATTTTGGTAAGTTTTTCAGAAGACAAAATAGGTCGTTTCATAAAGTCAATCCAATCAAAGGTGGTATAAGACCAGCTAATACAATAAAAGAGGCATATGGCTTTAGGCGGTATGACAAAGTAGAATGTGAAGGCAAAGAAGGAATCATAGCAGGAATAAGAAGCAGTGGATATTTTGTAATAAGAAGTCTTTCAGGGGAAAGAATACACGATAGTGGGAGATACAACAAACTAAAACTTTTGGAGAAATCAAAAACGGTGATGTTTGAAAGGAGGAAAGCGGCTCTCTCCTCACACGACTAA